ATCATGCGGATGCAAGTATAAGAGATGCAAGAGTGCTTGAAGTAACGGGGTGGAATGGTTGAATCAGCAGATTCGGCAGTTGATGGAGAAAATTACTGGTTGGTGGTCAAAATACGACGCCCGACAAAAACGGAATTTGATCATCATCGGCGCATTGGCATTGGCGATTCTGGCGATGAGCAGTTGGTTTTTGTTGCGGACCACGTATGTCGTGGCGTTTACCAATCAGGATGCCAAAAGTGCCGGTGAAATCGTCAATAAACTGACCGCTTTGAAAATTCCGTATAAAACGGAAGGGGGGAACATTTTGGTTCCTTCCCAGGATGCCGATCAGGTGAAAATGCAAATGGCGCTTGCCGGTCTTCCCAAAAGCGGATATATCACATATCAGGATATTTTTAACGCGAATAATTTAGGAATGACGCAAGGTCAGTTCGACCTGCAGAAGTTGGCGGCATTGGAGGGGAGCTTGTCACAGACCATCCAGTCCATCAACGGAATCGACGGCGCGGAAGTGCATATCGTGATGCCGCAGCAGCATTTGTTTGTAGACCAGGCTGTACAGGATGCCAAGGCGTCCGTATTGATCAATGAGGCGCCGGGTACGCAGTTGATTCCTGCACAGGTTTCCGGAATTCAACAATTGGTGGCACATGCCGTCCAAGGTTTAAAAGCGTCAAACGTATCTGTTGTGGATCAAAATGGGGTTCGTTTGAATTCCATGGATGAAGGGAGTCTGCAAAACAGCGCAAGTACAGATGTGGTGCGCGAGCTTCAAATTAAAAACCAAGTGGAAGATTCCATGGCAGAACGAATTCGCGCAGGATTGGAGCATATGTTCGGGAACGGCAATGTTACTGTGAACGTCAATGCAGATATTAATTTTGACCAGGTAACGACGCAAAGCCACACCGTTCAGCCGGTCGGAAACGGGAATACCGGGATCGTAGTGAGTGAACAGAGTTCAACTACTTCGTCTACAGGTACACCGGCAACTGGCGGCGTGCCTGGCCCTCCTTCCACTGTTCCAGGGAGTAACGTGACAACGACTGCGGGTGCCGGGAATGCCAGTTCGAATTACAATCAAAAAAGCAACACGACAAACTATGATTACAACAAGGTCGATACGACAACGAAGCAGGATCCATTCAAGATCAACAAATATACGGTAAGCGTGCTGGTCAATGCCAATCTGACGCCACAATCGATGCAACAAATTAAAGATTATATCGCAACTTCCATTGGAGCACAAAACAATGGTTCGAAAAATGCGGATATTACTGTAGCGAGTGCAAAATTCCAAGTGCCGGTCAATCCATTTACCGGAACGAAATCGATATGGTATCAAAACCCCTATGTGATTGGCGGCGGATTGTTAGGGTTGGCATTAGCGGCAGGCGGTGGATTTTTACTTGCGAGGCGTCGGAAACAGGGGGATTCGGCTTCTGAATTTGATATGGAGCCGATTTTGCCGGATGCACC
Above is a window of Fodinisporobacter ferrooxydans DNA encoding:
- the fliF gene encoding flagellar basal-body MS-ring/collar protein FliF; the protein is MNQQIRQLMEKITGWWSKYDARQKRNLIIIGALALAILAMSSWFLLRTTYVVAFTNQDAKSAGEIVNKLTALKIPYKTEGGNILVPSQDADQVKMQMALAGLPKSGYITYQDIFNANNLGMTQGQFDLQKLAALEGSLSQTIQSINGIDGAEVHIVMPQQHLFVDQAVQDAKASVLINEAPGTQLIPAQVSGIQQLVAHAVQGLKASNVSVVDQNGVRLNSMDEGSLQNSASTDVVRELQIKNQVEDSMAERIRAGLEHMFGNGNVTVNVNADINFDQVTTQSHTVQPVGNGNTGIVVSEQSSTTSSTGTPATGGVPGPPSTVPGSNVTTTAGAGNASSNYNQKSNTTNYDYNKVDTTTKQDPFKINKYTVSVLVNANLTPQSMQQIKDYIATSIGAQNNGSKNADITVASAKFQVPVNPFTGTKSIWYQNPYVIGGGLLGLALAAGGGFLLARRRKQGDSASEFDMEPILPDAPVIEETAQQKLRKDLDSFASKNPEEFANLLRTWLVED